Genomic segment of Dermacentor albipictus isolate Rhodes 1998 colony chromosome 5, USDA_Dalb.pri_finalv2, whole genome shotgun sequence:
TTCCTCGtacgttgtcgtttgcgcggttacatgatgcactCCAACACGCCCATATTGTCTGTTCCTATACGTAAATGTGCGGTACGGACAACGTAAGCAATACTCAGAAGGCAACGGCACTACCTACGCTATTGTATGCCCTTTATTAAGCGATGTAGCTTCCATGCAGGAGGAACTCAAAAGCGCGCCAAACATGTTCTTGATTGGAAAGTGAAGATCTGTATTCGTTGTTTAAATTTTGTTCGCATTGTAGGGTGCGATACGACGCTCAACTCACTGTTTGGTTTGATTTTCCCTTTATGATGGCGCACGTGATAacgagtttttctttttcttctttgcgaCAGCAATTTCGCATAGTGGGCGGCATGACTAGAATCACGAGTATAGCAGACAAGATGCGTTATGGCTTACATGGTGGAGTCAAAGCAACTGCATGTGCAAACTTGGCCAACGACTGTGCTTATGAAAATCGTACACAGGATTTATGCGAAAAGTTGAAGAAACAAAGAAGCGCTTTGTACTGTACCTACATTAGTTATACGTTGGCGTTTATTCACGTATTTTGTCCCTGCCGTCTTCTGCTGTTACGAAGTCTCGCAAGATTGATTGCTTTGACGCTGTATTGTCAGTGCCGCCTCTCGTCAATAAACATTTGGTCCCTTTTTCGATGTTTATTTCTGTCAGGCGTCGCTACCTGCTTTTGCTCGAACGAGGTGTTCCATGTAAGTTTAACAAGTTCGACATTTTGGGCCATAGAGGCCAACTGCGCTTTGTTCATAGTCAGCCTGAGTTACTCCGACCGTTTTCTTGAAGTGCAACTAATTATCGGAATAGCTAAGTTCAGATATGCCAGCTTTGAATATTTGCTTTAGGGCATGGGTTTGTAAGTTTGTAAAGCATGTTCAGGAAGAACCGCTGAAATTGTTTCCATGACGGTATATTTTACATTGTTAATCTGTTTAAGGTATAAAGGAAATGCGCAAAATAAAACGAAAAGAGAAAATTAGACATGACTGTGCGCTTGCACATTTAGTTTCTCTCAACCGGCGTTTCGAAAGACCGAAAGTTGTACGTGCGTTCTAGAACGAAGTCGTCAGTCCTGAGGTCTAGGCAGTCGCGTCAGAACCAACGTTGTGAAAGTGAGACAAAAAAGCAAAATCTACCATGGTGCGAAATCATAAGTAATAGGACAACGACTAAAGCAGATCGAAACCCGTATCAGGTTTTACAACGGGCGTGCAGGCGTCGTTCCTCCCCGTTCTTTCGAAACGCTGTTGCGAGCACTGCAAACCGGATCATGATTATGATTCATTATTTAATGTCATAAGCCCATTGTGGGCGATAGGCTACGAACTGGGTGGTAATATGACAAAAAATTGAAGGACACTTAAGCACTTATGAGTCGAGAATGCGAAAACAATAATGTCCGCTTAAGCGCCGCTGAGCGGTCTTTTGAGCTTTGCGCTGCATGTAATGTACCacagcggtacgtgctgcccgacccagcaagcagcagcagcagcctgcggtgaaaacgccgcatgccaccaacGTCCTGCGCGActagagaccgaggaagcagcagcagccaccacgGCCGGCAGGCGCACGGAACACgtaagcccagtgggggtgagagagatGTACATGTagaagtggagagagagagggagatacgAACCGCGCGGGGCTTCCGAGAGCATGTGCGAGGGTGAAATGGCGTCGAAGCGAAGCCCTCTcctctcacgcaacacctggcgcgctatcgttCGCAGCTGTTCCTTTTCGCCCACTTGATGTGACGTCGCAGCTAATGGCAACTCCGTCAAGGCGTGCTCGGGACGAGGGGTCGTAGCCAATGACGATATCCTGTCGCTGCCACAGACTacagacgctttcgcatcaaaaacgaaaaaaaaacccgGATGCGTAAGGGCGCAGTGACGTCACCTTTTCTCATATTTCGGGTGCTTACTTCAGAGTCGAGCAAAAATAACAAGATGAAAAAATAACGTTGGAGATAGCGCCATGAAAACAAGTTCATTGGGTGTTTCCGAGTATGTTCTACAATTTTAAAGCTGAATGTATGGCATAAAAAATGCTTAATGTTTGTATGAATAAATATCGCTTACtaaagcgaagctgtatgtggctagctGATTCATCCGtgcgtccgtctgtcgcctgtacgccgaaaactcctctggCGCAACTCCATGCGCATGGGCAAAAAaatataaagagaaagaaaggcgcgCGACTGGTTGCGCCAGTAGTGTCGTCGTTGGTCTCCATCGGAACCTAGCGCGCGCGCAACAGTTTCTCTCAGGTtctgaaatgggtaggccacgcatcATGAGTGCTCCTGAAGAGCAGACAGCTTtagatcagcaacgccgcgagcagaaccggcatcgtgctcgtctacgccgtgccggtgctgcagcccgggcacaagaacaggctcgtgtagtcgagcacaagcagcaactgcgtaccgaggacccggcagcctaccaagccatcgtttaatgaaccatcgggattaatcTTGTGATAAACAGCAGGGCCGCGCGTTTCAGCTTTGTTGGTTAactatctgtacggagtgcttgggagGTGAATTTTTCTACCTAAAAAATCATATTTGAAAAGGTATCTGAGCAATTCAAGCCGACAGTGAGCAGTAGCGACATTGTCACCGCAGTATATTCAACTATCGGAAGTAGACGTAGTTGAAAAGACTTTTTTCACTTGGTAATATTTCGCATCTTTTACGTCATTTGGTCACATTTCGACGCTTTGTTAATACATTCATTGAGCCGGCTCACAGCGCAGACAGTAGTCCAACTACAGATGTCTCGGCAGGAGGCCAGTCCACGTACTGACGGTCACTGTAAGTCTGCAGAGCATTTTTCCTCGCGTAAATTTTGTGCAACTTTCAAATTTTCTAgcattccgcccccccccccccccgccccctttacGTGGTTTTTATATACTGTATTGTTTTCTTCGGGCTGGTACAATGATAGTGCGATAACTTCGGCATTTGTCTCCTCATACGTATGTGTTTCTGCTAGAAATATGTGTTATGAGGAAATACGTTATGGCAAAATGCGATAACAAATGCGGACGTCAGGTCCGCATTTGTCCGCAtaaggaggtcccgatacagtctttgactttgggacctccttatgtatactacacacatgcaattatctgtatttttactaataaataaataaattgtgaattGTGAATTGAGATCACTTTGAAGATTAGGCGCGCGCAGACGCGCACTTTTGCTACGTCGCCGATCGCTTTTCAAGACGCACGAGCATCGGCAATGCGtgcctacggcgtccgccaaggACGTCTACTACGGTGTCATTCGATCGCATGCCCAACGCCGTAGTAAAAGCCGTGGTTGTCTCCGCTCTGTACAGAGTGGTGggcaaggaggacatcgaggcaccatGCGCTCCTCCCTCCcctgacaacccccccccccccccccgcgtcaTGCCAAATGGTCATGCGCGACAAGAGAACACACGCTTCCGGTCCGCGGTCCTCGCTCGCgcaccggctcaccctcgcacacttttaCTCGCAcgtgcagcatgcggcgcgcggcgacggtttcCCCGTGCTCGGAATTTATACGGAACCATTTGCACTGGAAGGAGAGCGTGTTGCGTCTTTCTGTCCaggttctagaaaaaaaaagtaatagtcgCAAAGTAGATTTACTTTATCCTTCCCGATTCAGTCGCTGAGCCAATAATAGTCCGCAGTAGGCAGCAATAGTGACAGGCGTGATTCCTAAGTCCCCCGATTCTCGAACTACCGCTGCCATCACAAGAGCAGCGACGCTTGTTGTCGCTGCCGCTATTGAACGGGGTGTGACGGTCGGGGGCGAGCTCGACGCTGCCGGAGTTGAGGCCGTCGGCAGCATGTTTTCCAGAGGCGGCTCCTCGTGTCCCCTGAAGTCAGGCGACCACACCCCGTCGAGAAGTACGCAGAGTCCCGTCGACTGGTTGCAACGCGTATTGCGAGGACAGCGCGAGCAGGCCGGACCCTCCAGATAGACGGACCTGTTCAGCTCGTTGGCGGCGGACCCGTAGTTGCACACGTAAACGACTAGCCTCTTGGGCTCGGAAGAGAGCGTGGTCATTTCCCCTTGAGCGTAGCCGCAGCCGACGGCCCACGTGGCTGCCCAGGCGACCTGCGCGAACGCGTCGCTCGACGGCAAAGTCTCCTCGTAGGTGCCGACCTTGGCGACGTCGTAGTGCAAGTTCTGATCGAACCAGTCCATTATCACGTCGTGCCACTTCGTGGACGGCATCCAGTTCCGTGAGCAGTCCGTGAGCACGTTCTGGCCGGTCCTGGGGAAGCCGTACGTGAAGCGGTCTTCCACGAGGTCGTGCCTCGCCACTCCGGTCTTGTCGGTTCCCTGCCTGGCTAGCGCCAAGGCCACGTCGCTCATCTCTTTGTCCCAGCGCCGCCCATGTCCCATGTTGGCCGCCGGAGGGAAGTCGGCGAGTTGCCCCAGCGCCAGTTGACTGCGGAAGTGGTTGTGCGCCGACAGGATGTCGTCTATTCGGAGATCCACCTCGCCGCTGGCTATTTTGAACTCTTTGCGTACCACGGAACAGGTAGTGTGCGTCGGCCGTTTCTGGCGATACGATGCGCAGGGGGGTGTTTCTTGGCCGACGGCGGAGAGTTGAGACGAGAACCACAGCGACAGCACTAAAGCCTTGTCCatcgtcttcctcttcttctaCGTTCTGAGCCGCGCCAATCTTTCTTTCCAACTGCATGAATCGTGATTTTGATcatgacggtgatgatgatgatgatgaattcaaACTACGGCGCGAACCGACTATAGAGGGATTGGCGGAGAGTCGAGTAGGGCAGAGAAAAGTGCAATAATTGATGGGCTTTAAAgttgaaaaacaaacaaagaaacgagaGAAAAAAGTTTCGGCAGAACCCATTTCACGATGAATGCCGACGTTATTGCGATTAGCCTTGAAGCAACGTAGCGACACACGGTAACAGAtagctttagtttcacgtaagGAGAAGTTTTGCGCACGTAAACGTGAACGTTCTATGTGCCCTACGCGCCGCATCCGTGGGACGCTTATAGTTTTGCGTACGCAAGAGTGCTGGTGTAGGCCTGGCAAAGGTTTGGATCGTTGCTTGTGCATAGTCTGCTGGCACCTTCTGCCGTGTTACGGGAATTCTACTCCCGCCAAGCTCATTCCAAACGAGCCGCAATCGGAGACATCGTGTGTTTCTTGCACTTCGTAAGCCTCATGCGTCCATGCTATAGAGCTTGAGCTGCGTTCTCTGCCTGGTAGCTCGCAAAGCTGTCACGTACACGTGAGACGCGCCACGCAAGGGCGTAGATTTCACGTGCGTACGTGAGACGCGACGGGCCTCCCGGCGTTCGGAGCGCATTTACCTCCAGCAAGATCTTTACGCACGTAGCGCTTCTACGTACGCGAAACTAAAGCTATCTATTATCAAATTCAATATTTCTGTGTAGCTATGTAGCTATAGCGGACTTATTCAATGTTTCGTGTTCGAAAATGCGCAGAACAAGTTTTCAGTGCACATTCCATTTAGATTCAGTGTTTGACAGAGCACTGGGCTTGACGATTCTCACTCAATGCAAGCTCGGGCCCCATTGTGTTCACTTCTTTCTCTACACACAGCTGATTATGATGCCGACTTCTTCGCGTCTCAGTAGCCCAGTTCTTTCACGTTTTGTTGCCATGTCGTTCACTTATTGCATCTTGTTGTACTTGTCTATTGTGGCATGCGCCTGGCCGTTGAGGGCCTGAAGATTCACCGTTGAGCGCCTGCCCGTTGAGGGCCTGAAGACTCACCGTCTCAACGCGCAAGGACTGCTTCGTGACAACACAAAGACAAGTAAATAACAGagaattttgtttaaaaatcagCCGGATGGAGTCGCAAATGGAGTTTCTAAACCACGTCATAAATTTCTGTGCGTAAGAATGATGCTTCGATAACAGATGAACTTTGAACCATCCAGTGCCTTTTGTGAGTCAAACAGTGTTTCCATGTGCTTGTCCATCGTACTATAGGAAACAGCACAGATCTGGCAAAGACGCAGAAAGCCACAAGAAAGGCACACGAGGGACTGCAATTTCGTCAAAGTAACTTCGTTAAGGAAGTTATGCAGTGGCCTGGCTAGCTCCATTTGTAGCTCCTACCGCCTAAATGGTTTACATAAGATTATCGTATTTTAATGCTTGTTTTCTTCGTTTATTACATACTAATTATACCCGCCCGTTCTAGAAGCTCGGTGGCCGTGAACCCTCCGTAGTTTCAAGTCCCTCAGGCCAACTTGACCATACACAAGGCGAAGATATAAGGAATCGACATCAGCATCACTATTTCTCGGCTGGCGAGCCCATCATGCTCTGTGGCGAGGTAGAAGAAGAAGCTCCGCTCACCCAACTGGACGCCCGCGGTTCCCTGTGGAGCGACCAGGCCTCGGGTTCACAGTCCGAGGTcgcgttcactgaagagcggcactcAGCGCGGCAGAAGTCAAAGACGCAGCGGCACCGAAGACGCTCGCAGTCCTGGGCGCAGCAGGAGACTCCAGTTCTTGATCTGCCGGAGGCGGCTGAAAGACTCGCGGACTACCGGCGCCAAATTCCACCACTGGCCGCCGTTGTGGTTCGCGCAGATGACAGCCGTCGTGGTCACATTCGTCGCGACAGCGCTTGTCGCACCGACGAACGTGCTGCGAGACACCCAACCGGCTGGAAAAGAGGCACGAGATGGCCGCGCCCTGGACATCGACGACATCGGCAACGTCACGAACATCACTGCTGCTCTGCACGGGAATGGCTTCGGTGCTGCATACTTGGTCAACAACAGGCGGGAGGCGTGTGCGGCTACGCTGCGCGGCTCTGGCTCCTTTTCCACCGGCAGCGGTGAGCCCGTCCACGTTCGACGGAGTGTCGCCCTGGAAAGAAAGAGCTGGCGAGCGACAACGTCCGGAGCACCTCTCAAAGGCGGTGCGCGGTCCGGGGCCGAAGGAAAAGAAATGCCACCGCAGCAGTTTGCTGCTTCCCAAAGAAAGAGGGAGCGCACGGCACAGATGAGGCAACGCATCACTAGCATCGAAAACGTGGTTAAGAAGTCCTCCGAATAAATCTGGACAGCTTCAGAGCGACTTCTTGAATTTCGGGACTTAACACCATCTCCCTCTCCCAGTCTTTAGCTAACAACGACGAAGACCGGTCGCTGCTGGTTGAACTTGGTTGCGGCTCATTGCCGCTTATTGAACTACCATTTATATCCCATGTAAATAAATGCCAGTTCACACGCCTGCGTCCGTCTTTTTCGCCTAACAGTATCATGCATTTCGGTCTGACTGTTTGTTCGCATACGTGATTTCTTTGCCATTCCTTGAGAATTTCATTGTTGTGAGAGTACAGCGCCATGTGAGCCTCTCGTGTGCCTCTCTTCGTCTTCGTCGCACAAGCACTGTTCCCCTGGATTGACGGACAAAACATTGGCTGGCGGTTTCATCAGTTGGCAGAGGCGACGGCGGTTAGTGGGCATGCTGTCCTTGATCCCTGGTGGCTGTCGCTGCCCGCCCCGTGACCCAGACCTGCTCGGTCGCCTCGGAGCTTTTCTCCTGTGGAATGAGCTGGAAAGCAACACCGGTGATTCTAAATGAACGAGAAAAGGGGCAACCTTAGGGATTCGATTATTTGTTAGCGACAACCAGATACGTATCAGCGTTATATAATCAAGTAAAAGAAGGCATAGGGCAGACTACCCGTTGAAGTGAAGGAACGATAAGTTAAAGGAAAGTGAAAGCGGAGATGAAGAGACTGCTTGCCGCCGATGGAAGCCACGCCCGCAAATCCTGCATGGAGGGTGTGCGTTTCACAGCGATAGCTGTTCACCATAATACAGGTATTATATATAGAGAGAAACTCTTCATTGCAAACCGAAGAGTGTTGCCAGCGTGGATACGACCACAAAAGTGATGTTCTGCATTCGAAGAGGAAAGGGAATTAAAAGTTTCCATAGGCGGGTAGGAAAACGGATAATAAAGATATCGGTAAGTCAAGCTGAAAATGGCTTTTACAGGTGAAACAATGGACGAAGTCGGGTTGTTCTATGCAATGAAATGAACCTTTCTAATGCTACCAGAGAAGGGGAGGGGGCAAATATCTGACATGTATCGGAAGAATTGAACTAATGCACACCGATGTTTTGATGGAAAGCAAATTGAACGTGAAATAGTACGTAACGCTAGTGGAACGTCACAAGTCATGTCCATTTGTCTCGCAATGTCTACCGCAGGTATCCGTGATCATGTTTgcctcatgaaaaaaaaatcactgccaAGCCCCACTTGTGAAGGTGGTTGGCATAAGAGAGCTTAGAAGCCTGCAGCGAGCAGCAAGGAGGCCAGTGCCGAAGCGCATGCGCTCGACCCAGAAGCGCCCGCCCCAGAACGAGAAGCGAACGTTCACGAATCTGAGCCCACCCAGAGCAGCCCACGTGGCAGCCGCAAGCCGAGCGTACATGGCAAGGAACTCGAGAAGTCAAGCCAAGGCGCGAACATTGCCACCTGAATGTTCGAAGTGAACACTCGTTGCATCGTGTCCTAGTCTTCGGACCCGTTAAATATAAACGGTTTTCCATTCGTGCACATCACCACTTGTCCTTTTTTTCATCCCTAGGGACTTCAGTATAATGGCGGTCATGCAAGCatgatgcaaataaaaaaaaatattcacttcGTAACAGCAGTCATCAAGGTGGCATTTATTATTTATAACCTTAGAAGTAGCCGGAAACCACTGTTCCCAAgaataatgaaaaaaatttgTGGTTTCGCCCGCACcgcaaagcatcgattgctatagcgaattagtggacagctataagACGTGAGGATAGTATATTTATCGGCCATGTACACTCGTAAACAGAGGCTTACTAAGTAAACTAaataagcacggtgtcacgcgcgcacaagcaagcatgaacacgcCTCACTCGATaatcgcggaaactcgctgtcgaaacgctggagtaaggaagccaggcagcagcagcga
This window contains:
- the LOC135906429 gene encoding scoloptoxin SSD552-like — encoded protein: MDKALVLSLWFSSQLSAVGQETPPCASYRQKRPTHTTCSVVRKEFKIASGEVDLRIDDILSAHNHFRSQLALGQLADFPPAANMGHGRRWDKEMSDVALALARQGTDKTGVARHDLVEDRFTYGFPRTGQNVLTDCSRNWMPSTKWHDVIMDWFDQNLHYDVAKVGTYEETLPSSDAFAQVAWAATWAVGCGYAQGEMTTLSSEPKRLVVYVCNYGSAANELNRSVYLEGPACSRCPRNTRCNQSTGLCVLLDGVWSPDFRGHEEPPLENMLPTASTPAASSSPPTVTPRSIAAATTSVAALVMAAVVRESGDLGITPVTIAAYCGLLLAQRLNREG